One region of Arvicola amphibius chromosome 3, mArvAmp1.2, whole genome shotgun sequence genomic DNA includes:
- the LOC119810749 gene encoding gamma-aminobutyric acid receptor-associated protein-like 2, translating to MFKEDYSLERRRVESVKIRAKYPDRIPVIVEKVSGTQIVNTDKRRYLVSSDITMAQFMWIIRKRIQLPSEKTIFLFVDKTVPQSSLTMGQLYQKKKNEDGFLYVAYS from the coding sequence ATGTTTAAGGAGGACTACTCACTGGAACGTAGACGCGTGGAATCTGTGAAGATCAGAGCGAAGTACCCCGACCGGATTCCGGTGATTGTGGAAAAGGTCTCAGGCACTCAGATTGTTAACACTGACAAAAGGAGGTACTTGGTTTCATCTGACATCACCATGGCTCAGTTCATGTGGATCATCAGGAAAAGGATTCAGCTTCCTTCTGAGAAGACGATCTTCCTGTTTGTGGACAAGACAGTCCCACAGTCCAGCCTAACTATGGGGCAGCTTtaccagaagaaaaagaatgaagatggATTCTTGTATGTAGCCTACAGCTGA